A genome region from Oceanispirochaeta sp. includes the following:
- a CDS encoding RsmD family RNA methyltransferase, with product HLDPPFPFKQKLEVLELAESSGVVKKGGTLTMHYPGEESFPEKLGSLRQYDLREYGRSKLIFYTRD from the coding sequence TCACCTGGACCCGCCCTTCCCGTTTAAACAAAAACTGGAAGTACTGGAACTGGCTGAATCTTCAGGGGTGGTAAAAAAAGGGGGAACCCTGACAATGCATTACCCCGGAGAGGAGAGCTTTCCCGAAAAGTTGGGCAGTTTACGCCAGTATGACCTGCGGGAATACGGCCGGTCCAAGCTTATTTTCTACACCAGGGACTGA